The following proteins are co-located in the Leptospira selangorensis genome:
- the tyrS gene encoding tyrosine--tRNA ligase has product MEPKKQIELIRRGTVDLISEEELTSKLTKKKSLKIKAGFDPTAPDLHLGHFVLLRKLRHFQDLGHEVNFLLGDFTAMIGDPTGKSETRKRLSKEEVLKNSETYQSQVFKVLDKEKTKIVYNSRWCSGMNFEDVLVLTSKYSVAQILERDDFSKRYKGGQPISLIEFLYPLVQGYDSVEMEADVELGGTDQKFNLLVGRELQREYGKEAQCVITLPLLVGLDGVKKMSKSLGNYVGITEEPIDMFGKLMSISDDLMWNYFELLTDLPMESVGERKKGIQSGELHPKEVKTELAKLIMDQFSSSDANSEAIEEWNKVHNPKARAIPENIPETKLGPEFFQESETPQLIWVLAKLGFVPSTSEARRLIKSGGIYVDEEKLSDEKFTVNKNAEYLIRQGKKGKFIRLVS; this is encoded by the coding sequence ATGGAACCTAAAAAACAAATCGAATTGATACGACGCGGGACAGTCGATCTCATCAGCGAAGAGGAACTTACCTCCAAACTTACCAAAAAAAAGTCCTTAAAAATCAAAGCTGGTTTCGACCCTACAGCTCCGGATCTTCATCTGGGGCATTTCGTTTTACTTAGAAAATTGAGGCATTTCCAGGATCTGGGGCATGAGGTGAATTTCCTTTTAGGGGATTTTACGGCTATGATCGGAGATCCTACAGGAAAATCAGAAACCAGAAAAAGACTCTCTAAAGAAGAAGTTCTGAAAAACTCGGAAACCTACCAAAGCCAAGTTTTCAAGGTTTTGGATAAGGAAAAGACCAAGATTGTTTATAATTCCCGTTGGTGTTCCGGGATGAATTTCGAGGATGTTTTGGTTCTCACTTCCAAATACAGCGTAGCGCAGATCTTGGAGAGAGATGATTTCAGCAAAAGATATAAAGGCGGACAACCAATCTCTCTTATCGAGTTTCTCTATCCACTTGTGCAAGGTTACGACTCCGTAGAAATGGAGGCGGACGTAGAACTTGGTGGAACTGACCAAAAATTCAATCTTCTAGTAGGAAGAGAATTACAAAGAGAATACGGAAAAGAAGCACAATGTGTGATCACTCTTCCTCTTCTCGTCGGTCTGGACGGGGTCAAAAAAATGTCCAAGTCTCTCGGAAATTATGTAGGAATTACGGAAGAGCCGATAGACATGTTCGGAAAATTAATGTCCATTTCAGACGATCTGATGTGGAATTATTTCGAATTGCTTACGGATCTTCCTATGGAATCAGTCGGAGAACGCAAAAAAGGGATCCAATCCGGAGAATTACATCCTAAAGAAGTTAAAACAGAACTTGCGAAATTAATAATGGACCAGTTCTCTTCTTCCGATGCGAATTCGGAGGCGATTGAAGAATGGAATAAGGTCCATAATCCGAAAGCAAGGGCTATCCCGGAGAATATTCCGGAAACAAAATTAGGTCCCGAATTTTTCCAAGAATCCGAAACTCCTCAACTGATCTGGGTGCTCGCCAAACTGGGATTCGTTCCTTCTACCTCCGAAGCGAGAAGGTTAATCAAGTCCGGGGGGATTTATGTCGACGAAGAGAAACTTTCGGATGAAAAATTTACTGTGAATAAAAACGCAGAATACTTGATTCGCCAAGGCAAAAAAGGAAAATTCATCCGTCTGGTCAGTTGA
- a CDS encoding polysaccharide deacetylase family protein codes for MLSEEESTVLSKTIKEIQDNEVESEVLEKKFRQIRIGSSVFFFLILSITTVFALARRLDSLQNTVQKQNEVISVLSEDITSLRLEEQQREEEVLRFKSSILDDVPDGDLSEEVNKNLGSLQAIIPKPGTGKNISRGNPNFKEISLTFDLGTGEDLQILYEFMMRFPIKVTLFVSNENPAKKGGSLFSKTNLVYLKKLAALDGRVVFGNHTWSHFNLPRSLKEPSLRKRALLSYVADEIPDFNLLLEELTSVEDKFKTITGLTLTKYYRLPYGAVDQIILDVYATQGYENHIFWSNNTVGSLDVPDFVYKKYITKKDPGTGKTKLVQNPHYKTKEEMLDFLYRWEAADKNGMNGAIILMHLGSPRQSEKLIYILPDFIQAMLNKGYKFTTVPEVLNEKQD; via the coding sequence ATGCTCAGCGAAGAAGAATCCACAGTACTTTCCAAGACGATCAAAGAAATCCAGGACAACGAAGTAGAATCCGAAGTCCTGGAAAAAAAATTTCGTCAGATCCGGATCGGTTCCTCCGTTTTCTTTTTCCTGATTTTGAGCATCACCACTGTTTTTGCTTTGGCAAGAAGATTGGATTCTCTCCAAAACACTGTCCAAAAACAAAATGAAGTCATCTCCGTTCTTTCCGAAGACATTACAAGTTTAAGATTAGAAGAACAACAAAGAGAAGAGGAAGTCCTTCGTTTCAAGTCATCGATTTTGGATGATGTTCCTGACGGCGATCTAAGTGAAGAAGTTAATAAGAACTTAGGTTCTCTACAAGCAATCATTCCTAAACCGGGAACAGGTAAAAATATAAGCAGGGGAAATCCTAATTTTAAGGAAATCTCTCTCACTTTTGATTTAGGAACCGGGGAAGATCTACAAATACTTTATGAATTTATGATGCGGTTCCCGATTAAGGTTACCCTATTCGTTTCCAATGAGAATCCAGCTAAAAAAGGAGGATCTTTATTCTCCAAAACCAACCTGGTCTATCTCAAAAAATTAGCTGCATTAGATGGAAGAGTAGTTTTTGGAAATCATACCTGGAGCCATTTCAATTTACCTAGAAGTTTAAAAGAACCTTCTCTCAGAAAAAGAGCATTACTTAGCTATGTTGCTGATGAGATCCCGGATTTTAATCTTCTTCTGGAAGAGCTAACTTCCGTTGAGGATAAATTTAAGACCATCACAGGACTTACTCTTACTAAATATTATAGATTACCTTATGGTGCAGTAGACCAGATCATTTTGGATGTATATGCTACCCAGGGTTATGAAAATCATATTTTCTGGAGTAATAATACGGTAGGTTCTTTGGATGTACCTGACTTCGTATATAAAAAGTACATTACCAAAAAAGATCCTGGGACCGGAAAAACAAAACTAGTACAAAATCCTCATTATAAAACCAAAGAAGAAATGTTGGACTTTTTGTATCGCTGGGAAGCTGCCGACAAAAATGGAATGAACGGTGCAATTATTTTGATGCACTTAGGTTCGCCTAGACAATCCGAAAAATTGATCTATATTCTTCCTGATTTTATCCAGGCGATGTTAAACAAAGGTTATAAATTTACAACTGTTCCGGAAGTATTGAACGAAAAGCAGGATTGA